The Streptomyces taklimakanensis nucleotide sequence AGAACTCCTCCCCGGGGGGTAGCTCGAACTCCTCGAAGAACGCCCAGGAGACGGCGACGACCGGGGTGGGCTCGGAGCGCACGAACCAGTGGGAGGGGTGGATCGCGTCGTCGTTCTCCGGCGCGTGGGCGAAGACCAGGGTGCTGTGCGCGTCCACACCGTCACGCGGAGCGGTGAACGCCAGCCACGGTGCCCGGGTGCCCATCATCTCCGCGGCTCCGGCCTCCCCCCGTCCACCGCGGCCGTCCGGTCCGAACACGTCACCGCCGGTCAGGTCGCGCGGACCGCGCCAGTGGAGTCCGGTGTAGCCGGCCATCTCGCGCCCGGCCGTGGTCGGGGAGCCGAAGCGCAGCGTCTCGGTGTGGGTGTTGAGCAGACGGATCGACCAGTCCAACGCCCAGGCGCCCTCCTCCGGTTCGGCCGAGTGCGCCTCGACGGTCCGCGTCTCGCGCGCCCACTCCCGGCCGCCGTTCTCGATCCAGGTCAGGCGCTCGGTGAAGGAGGCCCGGTCCCCAAAGGCCTCGACGGTGTCGAAGGCGTCGTGCCGCATCCGGCCGACGCGGTCGTGGAGCGGCAGGTAACCGCGGCCGTGGACGTAGGAGTTGCCGCCCCAGAAGTTCTGTCCGGACAGGTGGCTGGCCGTCATCTGCAGCCCCTTGTGCCAGCGGTGGTCGCTGGGACGGTAACCGGTGACGGTGTGGCCGGCCAGGGTGCGCAGCGGGTGGGCGTAGGGCTTGCGGGACTCGAAGGGGTCCGGGTCGGGTCGGTAGACGTACGACATCAGCTCGGTCCCGCCGCAGGCGACCGAGATCCGCTCGCCGTGGGCGTGGGTGACGGTGATCGGCGCGCTCATCGGCTCTCCTCCACGGAGGTGTGCGGTGCCCAGTCGGGATGGTCGCCGTGCATGGCGTCGTAGTACGGGTCGCCGGGTCCGATCTCGCCGGCGCGCACGGGCAGCCCGGTGAAGGCGGCCTTGTACAGGGCGGCGGTGAACTCCAGGGTCCGGCGGGCGTCGTGGCCGCTGCCGGGCGGACGCACCCCCTCGCGCAGGGCGGCGAGCAGACCCGCGAGTTGGGCGGTGTGCGAGCTGGGCAGGTCGGCGGCGGGGGTGCGCCAGGCGCGGACGCGTTCGGCGGCGTCGGCGGTGTCCGCGACGTGGGGCGCGGGGGTGTAGACCCAGTCGTCGTTGGTGTGTCCGTACAGATGCGTCAGTTCGACGGTGGCGTCGGTGCAGTCGATCCTTATCCTGCTGGTCTCCTGAGGGGACAGGACGCTGTTGACGACGGTGGCCAGGGCGCCGCCCTCGAAGCGGACGAGCGCGGTGGAGACGTCCTCGCTCTCCACGTCGTGCACCAGGCGTCCGGCCATGGCGCGCACCTCGGTCCAGTCGCCGAGCAGGTGCAGCAGCAGGTCCGTCTGGTGGATGCCGTGGCCCATGGTGGGGCCGCCGCCCTCGGTGGCCCACCGGCCGCGCCAGGGGACGGAGTAGTAAGCGGTGTCGCGGTACCAGGTGGTCTGGCAGTGCGCGACGAGCGGTCTGCCCAGCGCTCCGGAGGTCAGCAGCTCGCGGGCGTGGACGGCGCCGGAGCCGTGGCGGTGCTGGAAGACGACGGCCGCGTACGGGCCGCCGTCCGTGCCCTCCGCGGCGGCGATGGCGTCGTACTCCGCCAGCGACAGGCACAGCGGCTTCTCGCACAGCACCCAGGCGCCGGCGCGCAGCGCGGTCACGACCTGTTCCCGGTGGAAGGCGGGTGGAGTGCCGATGAGGACCAGGTCGGGACGTTCCCGTTCCAACATCTCGTCCAGTTCGGCGTACCCGGCCACGCCCTCGCCCGCCTCGGCCCGGAAAGCGTCGAGCCGTTCGGCGTCCACGTCGACGGCGGCGACCAACTCGACCTCGTCGGCGTGGGCCGCGAGAGCGGGCAGGTGCCCGCCGATGGCGATGGCCCCCGTGCCGACGACGGCGGCGCGGAGACGCGGGGCGGTGGGTGGTGCTGGCATGGAGAGCCGGCTCCTTCTGTGTCGACAGTGATGGAAAGCGCTTTCCGGAGAGGACCCTAGAAGCCGGGAGGGTGCCTTGAAAAGAGGCCGGGTGCGGGGAGGGCGGCGGATCCCTTCGGGGTGAGAGGAGGAGCACCGGCTGTCGCCCCTCCTTGGGGCGCACGACCCGGCGGCCCCGCCCCGCGGCCCGGACCCGTCTCGGAAGCCCGGGGACCGGGGGTGCGCCACGCCTCGTGGTTCCGAGTGACTGCGGGCGGGTGGGGCACGGCTCCCGATGGGCCGACGTCCGGATCCTCCGCCCGGACGAGGCGCGCGTTCGGAGAGCCGAGGCGTCGGTGTGTTCGGGGCTCCCCGGCGTCGGGGCGGAGTTTTCCACAGGCCGGTCCGGCTCCCCGGTCCGGTGGATATGGTGCGGTCACCTGGCGGACGAGCGGGTGAGGGGGAGACATGGCGGCAGAGTCGGCCGCGACGGGCGGCGAGGGAGCCGTACCGCGCGTGGAGTCCCGGCTGGAGTCCGTGGTGGTGCACCCGGTCGGGGCGGTGTGCGTGCGGCGGGCCCGCTGCGTCCTTCCACCGCTTTCACCGCCCTCCGCGGCGGGCACGGCCGTGCGGATCCTCGTCGAGGGGGTGCCGGTCACCGCGTACGGGAACTCGCTGCGCGGCCGGGTCGTCTCCGGGCCACCGGGGCTGCGGGTGACGGACACACGGCTGGAGAGAGCGGCCGTGCCCCGCCCCGACGGCGAACTGCCACGGCTGCGCCTGGAGTTGGAGGAGGCGGAGAATCGCAGGGAGGACCTGCGGGTGAGGCGGGACGGGATTCGGGCGGAGATCGCCGAGGTTGCGGGGCTGCGTGCCGTCCCGCCGCGACCTCGCCGCGGTGACCCGCCCCGTCGGGCGCCGGTGGAGTCCCTGCTGGCCCTGGCGGATTTCGTGGACGACAGGTTGGCCCTCCTCCACGAGCGGCTGCGGTCCGTGGAGGAGGAGGTGCGCGACGCCGAACACGAGGCCGACGTGCTCGCGGTCCGGTCGCGGGACGCGTCGAGCGCGCTGTCCACCGGGCGGACTCGGGAGTCGGTCACCACCGTGCTCACGCTGGACGGGGGCGGCGACGGGAACGGCCCGGACGGTGGTGTGAGCGGCGTGGAAGCCGAGTTCGAGATCGAGTACCACGTCCCGGGGGCGACGTGGTCGCCGGTCCACCACCTGAGGTTGGGCGGTGCGGATACCGCCCGCGACGGGACGCTGGTGCTGCGGGCCCACGTGGCACAGCGCACCGGCGAGGACTGGAGGGGCGTACGGCTGGCCCTGTCCACCGCCGATCTGTCGCGGTTCACCGGTGGTGCTCCCCGGTTGCGGTCGCTACGGATCGGACGCCGTCGGGAGGAGCCCGAGGCGCGCGGTTGGCGCGAGCCGCCGCCGGGCCTGGAGGAGCTGTTCTCCGGTTACGACGCCGCCGTGGCGCCGCGCCCCCACGCCCCGGCACCTCCCGTGGAGGCCGCGGTGAGCGCCGCGGCTGCGCCCGCCTCCCCGACGCCCGCCGCCACACCGCCCCGGACGGGAGGTGGCGTGCCGCCCGTCGCGATGCCCCTGGCCGGGACGCTCCCACACGCACCGGACGCCTCCACGGCCCCTTCCCCTGCCGCGGTCACCCCGGGGGCCGGGCGGGTGGGGCCCGGGGCGGAGCGCGGGTTCGCCGGGTACGGCGCCCCGAGGGCGACCGCCGCGTCGGGCGGCTCCGTTCTCCCCGAGGCCACTTCCCCGCCCCCGCCGGTCCCGAGTACCGGCATGCTCGACTACTCCCGGCTGGAACTGGCCGGGCCGGACGAGCCCGGACGGCGCGGGAGACTGCGGCCCGCGCCGGAGGTGACGGACGCGGACACCGCCGAACGGCGGCGGGCCGAGGCCGTCGCGCGGTGGGCCCCTCCCGCCCCCACGGTGCTCCCCATGGCGGACGTACGGCACTCGGCGGGCTCCTTCCACCGCCGCTACGACACGGCCGCACCGGTCGACGTGGTGGCGGACGGAGCCTGGCACACCGTCCCCGTGTGCGATGTGCCGGTGGAGACGGTGCCGGAGTACGTGTGCGTCCCCTCGGTGGACCGGACCGTGTACGGCACGGTGCTGCTGACGAACACCTCCCACCACGCGTTGCCGGCCGGCCCCGCCGACATCACCGTGGGCGGCGAGTTCCTCCTCACCGCGCCACTGCCCGCTCTCGCCCCCGGGGAGCGCCGCCGGGTCGGGATCGGCGCGGCGGAGAGCGTGCGGGTCGCACGGCGCGCACGCGTGCGCGAGTCCACGGCCGGGTTGCGCGGCGGGACGACGGTGCTCGACCACACCGTCGAGGTGGAGCTCGTCAATCACTTCCCGCACCGGGTGACGGTCGAGGTGCGCGAGCGTGTGCCGGTGAGCACCGAGAAGGAGGTGCGGATCGAGGAGCACCGGGCCACGCCGCCCTGGGCCGTGCCGAACGGCCCGTTCGACGGCGACGTCGGAGACGGTGGTGGGGACGGCGGGGACGGCAGCGTTGACGGTGGCGGGGACGGCGGCGGCCTGGTGCGTGGGGCCAGGGTCTGGCGGGTGGAGCTGGATCCGGGGCGCACCACCGTCCTCAGGGGTGGGTACGAGATCCGGATACCGGGCGGCAAGGCATTGATCGGCGGGAACCACCGGGAGCGGGAGGCACCATGACCGAGACCACATCGTCGACCGCCTCCGCCGGATCGGGCGCGGCCCGGGAGCCCGTTCCCCTGCCCGTCACCGCCGTGACGTGTATGGAGGATCGTGCCCGGGTCGAGCGGAAAGCGTCGGTGGAGCTGGCCGCGGGGGTCCGGCGACTGCTCGTCGGGCCGGTGACACCGTTGGCCGTGGATCGTTCCCTGCACGCGGAGTTCACCGGTACCGGCCCCGGGGCCGCCGGCGCGCGGGTCGTCGACGCCCGCGTGGTGCGCACGTACACACCCCCGCGACCGGACGGGCCCGACGAGGAGGCCTCCGCCCTCCGCCACAGGGTGCACGCCCTGGAGGCGGAGGCGCGGGACACGGACCTGCTGCGACAGAGGTCGGAGAACCGGCTCGCGATCGTCGGCCAGGCCCGGGCCGAGGTGTACCGCGACGTCGTCGAGAGCGCCGGGGCGGGTGACGCCGACCCCGGGCGCTGGGCGGACCGGCTGCGGAGGATCGACGCGGAGATCATGGGGCGCGACGGGGAGCTGCGCCTGCTGCTGCGCCGCGTGCGCCGTCTGGAGGAGGAGCTGGAAGAGGCCCGTGAGGCCCTGCGTCGCACCGAGGAGGAACCGGAGCGGCTGACGGCCGCCGTGGAGGTGGTCGTCGAGGCCGACCACGCCGGACCCGCCGTGCTGCGCGTGGTCCACCTGGTGCCCTGCGCCCTGTGGCGGCCGGCCTACCGGGCGACACTGGCCGGGGACGAGCGGTCGGTGCGGTTGGAGTCCGACGCGGTGGTGTGGCAGCGCACCGGGGAGGACTGGAGCGGGGTACGGCTGGCGCTGTCCACCGCCCGGCCGACGCTCGCCGCGAACCCCCCGGCCCTGACCGAGGACGTGCTCGTCCTGCGCGACCGCACGGCCGAGGAGCGGCGCACGGTCGAGGTCGATCTGCGCGAGGAGGAGGTCCGCACGGTCGATGGTCGACGGCCGGCCGGCTCGGAGCCGGAGGGGCCCGACGTCGGTCCGGCGGAGCTGCCCGGTCCGGCCGACGGCGGCGAGGTGCGGGTGATGGCCGCTCAGCGGCCCGTCACCGTGGTCTCCGACGGGCGTCCTCACCGGGTGCCCCTGTCCTCCTTCACCACGCCGTGCCGCACCGAGTCGATCTGCGCTCCCGAGGTGTCGCCCCTGGTGACGCGGGTGGCTCGGCTGACCAACGAGGCCGGGCACGTCCTGCTGGCCGGACCGGTGGACCTGGTGCGCGGCAGCGGGTTCGTCGGACGCGGCGAGCTGCCGTTCGTCGGCCTCGGCGAGGAGTTCCGGCCGGCCTTCGGCAGCGAGGACACCTACCGGGTGGCCCGCCACGTCGAGGAGGAGCGCGGCACCGCGGGGCCGGCCGGCATCGGTCGCCGCACGGTGATCAGGCGGACGGTTCGGCTGTTCGTCTCCCGGCTCGACTGGTCGCCGGACGGGGAGGCGACCGAGGTGGTGGTCCACGAACGCGTCCCGGTCTCCGAGATCTCCACCGTCGAGGTGCGGTTGTGTGGAGGGGCGTGTCGTCCGGAGCCCGACGAGGATGTCGACACCGAGGGCATGGTGCGGTACACGCTCCGTCTGGCGCCCGGCGAACGGCGCGAGATCACGCTGGCCTACGAGGTGGTGGCGGCGTCCGGGGTCGTCGGCCTGTAGCGTCCCGGCTCCCCCAGCGTTCCCCGTGGCGCGGTCGGCGGTGGGCACCCCGTGGCCCACCACGGCCCCGGCGCCGCGGTGTCACAGGGTCCGCCGCATGCAGATCCGAGGCCACCGGTCCAGGCCGTGTGCCGCTTCGCGTTCGCGGATCCTCCGCAGGCCGGGGGTGAGTTCGCCGTCGTCCAGGGGCCGGAAGCCACAGCGCGTGTAGTAGGGGGCGTTCCACGGGACCTCGGTGAACGTGGTGAGGGTCAGGGCGGGCGCCCGAACGCTCAGGGCGTGGCCGGCCAGGTGGTCCAGCAGGGACCGGCCGATGCCGCGGCGCGCACTGCCCGGGTGCACCGACACCTGCTCGACGTGCAGGTTGCCGTCGACGCGGTCGGCGATCAGATAGGCGACCGGGGCGTCGGCGTCATCGGCCGCGACCCAGGCCAGCCCGGCGTGGTGGTAGCGGGCGAGCTCGTCGAGCGGGAGCGGCTCGTCGTCGGCGATCTCCGGCATGTCGATGTCTCGGAAACACTGCCCGGCGGCCCTCTCGATGTCCTGGAGGAGGGGCAGCTCGTCCGGGTGCACGGCACGGATACGCATGACCGCATTGTCCATGGCCGGCCGGACGATGCCGGCGAACAAAGGATTCCGTGACCGCGACGGCCACCGCGAGCGGCGGGCCGTTCGGGAGGGGTCGGGGGCGTTCACGTGCGTCGGCGGGCTCGGCGGCCCACGGCGGGCATGACGTCGATCACTCACACCGGGTCGCGCTCGTTCCTCGCGCACACGGCCCGGACAGCCGGCAGCACTTCCCCTAGCACATGCGTCGGCTTCGCTTCAAGCCCCTCTCCACGGGACGGCTACGCTCGACGACATGGACTTCTCCGCAGCGTTGGAGTTACTGAGGGACGGTCGTCGCATGGCCCGCCGGAGCTGGATCCAACCCGGCAAGTACGTCTATCTGGAGCCGGAGTCGGCCTGTGTCTCGCCGGACGGGCGCAGCCGGAGGCTCGCCGCCCATCTGCGGTTCGTCACCGCGGACGGCACGGTGCAGGCCGGGGTGCAGCCGTCGCACGCCGGGCTGCTGGCGGACGACTGGTACGACGTCGACGCCGACACCGGGCCCGCCGGGGACGGCGACTGACTCCCCGCCGGCGCCGGTCACCGCTCCGGCGCCGGCGGTGGGGCCGTGGAATCCCGGACGACCAGACGCGTGGGGACCAGTGTGGTGCCCCGCTCGGCCGTCTCACCGCGGATCTGTCGCAGAACGCCGCGGACGCAACGCCGGCCGACCTCGGCGAAGTCCTGGTGGACGGTGGTCAGCGGCGGCACGAACGAGCCCGCCTCGGGAATGTCGTCGAAACCGATCACGCTGACCTGCTCCGGAACGGGCCTGCCCTTCTCGTGCAGGGCACGCAGCAGGCCGAGCGCCATCTGGTCGTTGGCGGCGAAGACGGCGGTACAGCCGGGCTCGTCCGCGAGTCGCAGTCCGGCGCGGTATCCGGACTCCGCCGACCAGTCACCCCGCACCGGTTCGGGGACCTCGCGTCCGACCTCCTCCAGGGTGGCGCGCCAGGCGGCGGCGCGCCGCTGTGCCGCGAACGACTCCTCGGGACCGGCCAGGTGCCACACGGTGCGGTGCCCGAGGTCCAGCAGGTGCCGTACGGCCGTGCGCGTGCCACCCGCCTGGTCGGTGTCGACGACGCTGTAGCGGTCGCCGGCGTCGGAGTCGGCCACCACCACCTGCACGTTGGGCGGGAGGGAGACCGTGGCGGCGTCCAGCAGGTGGACCTCCATGATCACGATGACGGCGTCCACCGCGAGTTCTCCCAGCCGGGTGAAGGCGCCGCGCACCTCGTCCCTGGTGGGTACGGCCACCGGCAGGAGCGTGACGGCGTAGCCCTCCTGCGCGGCCGAACCGGCGATGGCCTCCAGCGTGCGGACGTTGCCGGTGGTGGAGAGGTTGAAGAGGATGACGCCGATGGTGCGGAACTCGCCCCGTTTGAGGGCCCGTGCGGCGCTGTTGGGCCGGTAGCCGAGCTTCCGCATCGCGGCGAGCACCTGCTGCCGCGTCTCCTCGGTGACGCCCGGGTAGCCGTTGGAGACCCGGGAGACGGTCTGCGCGGACACCCCGGCCAGCCGGGCCACGTCCGCCATGGACGCGCCCCGTCTGCGGCGCGGCGGAACGGTTCCGTCCGGGATCGCCGGTCCGCCGTTCTCCCGCGTGGTGTCCGCGCTGCCCTCCATCGACGCTGCGTCCCCTCGTTCCGGAGCGGGCCCTCGCCGCACCCCTTGACCCTCGTACCGGTGCAGTGTAGATATCACGCCAACCGATGTTTGCGTAAACATCCTCTTCGATCGATCCGTCAGGGCGGTGATGTTTGCGCAAACATCCCGTCGAACGAGCCCGTCGACCGAACGCGGCCGGGGCACCCAGCGAGACGAGGGGCGAGAGACGACCATGACGACGCCACTGCCCGCGACGGCGGGCCCCGCGACATCGCGGCGCAGGCGCGGCGCCCGTACCTGGACCGGTTGGGGCTTCGTCGGCCCCTTCATGACCGTCTTCGGCCTGGTGTTCCTGGCTCCGATCGCCTACTCCCTCTACCTGAGCCTGTTCCGGGACCGGATGATCGGCGGCACCGTCTTCGTGGGCCTGGAGAACTACCAGCGGGCCCTGACGGATCCCAGATTCTGGGAAGGAGTCGGCCGAGTGGCGCTCTTCCTGGGCGTCCAGGTGCCGATCATGCTGGGCATCGCGCTGCTGGTGGCGCTGGCGATCGACAGCGGCCGGCTGTACGGCAGGGACTTCTTCCGAATGGCGGTCTTCCTGCCCTACGCCGTCCCCGCCGTGGTCGCCACCCTGATGTGGGGCTTCATGTACGGCACGCGCTTCGGACTGCTGGGCGACATCAACGACGCCCTGGGCGTCTCCCTGCCCGACCCCCTCTCTCCCGACCTCGTCCTGGCGGCCATCGGCAACATCGTGACCTGGGAGTTCACGGGTTACAACATGTTGATCCTCTACTCCGCGCTGCGGGTCGTGCCCCGCTCCCTGTACGAGGCCGCGGAGATCGACGGCGCCGGCCAACTCCGCGTCATCACCGCCATCAAGCTCCCCGCCCTCCGCGGTGCGCTGGTGATCGCGACCGTCTTCTCCATCATCGGCAGCTTCCAGCTCTTCAACGAGCCGAGCATCCTGCGGAACCTGGCGCCCAACGCCGTCACCACCGACTACACCCCCAACCTCTACACCTACTCGCTGTCCTTCTCCGGGCAGCAGCACAACTACGCGGCGACCGTCGCGGTCGTCATGGGCCTGATCACCATGGCCGTCGCCTACGCCGTGCAACTGCGCGGCATGCGGAAGGAGGCGTGAGACGCGATGAGCGCCCCGGCCCCCACCCTGTCCACCACGCGGTCCACTCCCGACGGCCGCGCCCGCTCCGCCGCGCGGCTGCGCGCACCGCGCCGCCGGCGCCACTCGGCGGACCGCCCGCGCCGCAGCGTGACGCTCACGCTCCTCACCGGCCTGGTGCTCCTCTACAGCCTGGTTCCGCTGGTGTGGCTGATCGTCAGCGCCACCAAGACCCAGGAGGGCCTGTTCGGCTCCTTCGGGCTCTGGTTCGACGGGGACTTCGCGCTGTGGGAGAACATCACCCGGACGCTGACCTACGACGGCGGCGTCTTCGTCCGCTGGCTGTTCAACACGCTCCTGTACGTCGTCCTGGGCGCGGGCGGCGCCACGTTCCTCGCCGTGCTGGGCGGCTACGGTCTGGCGAAGTTCGACTTCCCCGGCCGGCGCGCGGTCCTCGCCGTGGTGATCGGAGCCGTCGCGGTGCCGGGGACCGCCCTGGCCGTCCCGACCTTCCTGATGTTCAGCGGGCTGGGCCTGACCAACACCCCCTGGGCGGTGATCGTCCCCTCGCTGATCTCGCCCTTCGGCCTGTACCTGATGTGGGTCTTCACCAGCGAGGCGGTCCCCACCGAACTGCTGGAGGCCGCCCGCATCGACGGGGCGGGCGAGGCGCGCACCTTCTTCCGGGTCGCCCTGCCGCTGCTGGGGCCGGGCATCGTCACGGTCTCGCTGTTCACCATGGTCGCGACCTGGAACAACTACTTCCTGCCGCTGATCATGATCAAGGATCCCGACTGGTACCCGCTGACGCTGGGGCTGGACGCCTGGAACTCCCAGGCATCGACGGCCGGCGGTGAGGCGATCTTCGACCTGGTGATCACCGGATCGCTCCTCACCATCGTCCCGCTGATCGCCGCGTTCCTGCTGCTCCAGCGCTACTGGCAGTCGGGGCTGGCCGCCGGAAGCGTCAAGGAGTAGGCCACTTCGGCCGCCCGGCCCGCGCCCTCGTGCCCCCTCCCCCACTCCCGGCACCCCTGTCTTCCCTCCCCCGCCCCCCATCCGTCCCTTCCCTCCGCGTCCGACAACGAAGTGAGGACCCCATGACCAACACGACGCGCCGCCTGATGCGCGGTGTGGGACTGCTGTGCGCCGCCGTCCTCGGCACGACGGCGTGCGGAGGCTCCGGCGGCGACGACTCCGGCGGCGAGGTCTCCGCCTCCGACGTCCGCGCGGCCCTGGAGAAGGGCGGCTCGATCACCGTGTGGGCGTGGGAGCCCACGCTGGAACAGGTCGCCGCCGACTTCGAGGAGAAGTACCCGAAGGTCGACGTCGAACTGGTCAACGCCGGCACCGGCAACGACCACTACACCGCGCTGCAGAACGCGATGTCGGCCGGTTCCGGCGTGCCCGACGTCGCGCAGATCGAGTACTTCGCCCTGGGCCAGTTCGCGCTGACCGAGTCCGTCCACGACCTCGCCGCCTTCGGCGCGGACGAGTTCGACGGCACCTTCTCGCCCGGCCCGTGGAACGCCGTGCGGGCCTCCGGCGGCGTCCACGCGTTGCCCATGGACTCCGGTCCCATGGCGTTGTTCTACAACAAGGACGTCTTCGACGAGCACGGCGTCGAGGTGCCCACCACCTGGGACGAGTACGTGGACGCGGCACGCGCCCTGCACGAGGCCGACCCGGACGTGTACATCGCCAACGACACCGGAGACCCGGGCCTGGCCACCAGTCTCATCTGGCAGGCCGGCGGCCGCCCCTACCGGACCGACGGCACCGACGTGACGATCGACTTCACCGACGAGGGGACCACGGCGTACACCGGGACCTGGCAGAAGCTGCTCGACGAGGACCTCCTGGCCCCCGTCACCTCCTGGAGCGACGAGTGGTACCAGGGCCTGTCCGACGGCACCATCGCCACCCTGGCCGCCGGTGCCTGGATGCCCGCCAACTTCGAGTCCGGCGTGCCGAAGGGCTCCGGCTCCTGGCGCGTGGCACCGCTGCCGCAGTGGAAGGAGGGCGCCTCCGACAGCGCGGAGAACGGCGGCAGCGGGCTGGCTCTCCCCACGGCGGGCGAGAACAGGGAACTGGCCTACGCCTTCGCCCGGTACGCCACCACGGGCGACGGCGTGCGGGCCCGCGTCGACGCCGGGGCCTTCCCCGCGACCACCGAGGAGTTGGAGTCCGAGGAGTTCCTCGGCACCGAGTTCGACTACTTCGGCGGCCAGAAGGCCAACGAGATCTTCGCCGAGTCCTCCGCGAACGTCTCCGACGGCTGGAGCTACCTGCCCTACCAGGTCTACGCGAACTCCGTCTTCAACGACACCGTCGGCAAGGCCTACGTCTCCGACGAACCGCTGGCCGAAGGGCTGAAGGCGTGGCAGCG carries:
- a CDS encoding PmoA family protein, with the protein product MSAPITVTHAHGERISVACGGTELMSYVYRPDPDPFESRKPYAHPLRTLAGHTVTGYRPSDHRWHKGLQMTASHLSGQNFWGGNSYVHGRGYLPLHDRVGRMRHDAFDTVEAFGDRASFTERLTWIENGGREWARETRTVEAHSAEPEEGAWALDWSIRLLNTHTETLRFGSPTTAGREMAGYTGLHWRGPRDLTGGDVFGPDGRGGRGEAGAAEMMGTRAPWLAFTAPRDGVDAHSTLVFAHAPENDDAIHPSHWFVRSEPTPVVAVSWAFFEEFELPPGEEFSYRYRVVVADGAWDRDRVEEWLGAHGW
- a CDS encoding Gfo/Idh/MocA family protein, with translation MPAPPTAPRLRAAVVGTGAIAIGGHLPALAAHADEVELVAAVDVDAERLDAFRAEAGEGVAGYAELDEMLERERPDLVLIGTPPAFHREQVVTALRAGAWVLCEKPLCLSLAEYDAIAAAEGTDGGPYAAVVFQHRHGSGAVHARELLTSGALGRPLVAHCQTTWYRDTAYYSVPWRGRWATEGGGPTMGHGIHQTDLLLHLLGDWTEVRAMAGRLVHDVESEDVSTALVRFEGGALATVVNSVLSPQETSRIRIDCTDATVELTHLYGHTNDDWVYTPAPHVADTADAAERVRAWRTPAADLPSSHTAQLAGLLAALREGVRPPGSGHDARRTLEFTAALYKAAFTGLPVRAGEIGPGDPYYDAMHGDHPDWAPHTSVEESR
- a CDS encoding DUF4139 domain-containing protein is translated as MAAESAATGGEGAVPRVESRLESVVVHPVGAVCVRRARCVLPPLSPPSAAGTAVRILVEGVPVTAYGNSLRGRVVSGPPGLRVTDTRLERAAVPRPDGELPRLRLELEEAENRREDLRVRRDGIRAEIAEVAGLRAVPPRPRRGDPPRRAPVESLLALADFVDDRLALLHERLRSVEEEVRDAEHEADVLAVRSRDASSALSTGRTRESVTTVLTLDGGGDGNGPDGGVSGVEAEFEIEYHVPGATWSPVHHLRLGGADTARDGTLVLRAHVAQRTGEDWRGVRLALSTADLSRFTGGAPRLRSLRIGRRREEPEARGWREPPPGLEELFSGYDAAVAPRPHAPAPPVEAAVSAAAAPASPTPAATPPRTGGGVPPVAMPLAGTLPHAPDASTAPSPAAVTPGAGRVGPGAERGFAGYGAPRATAASGGSVLPEATSPPPPVPSTGMLDYSRLELAGPDEPGRRGRLRPAPEVTDADTAERRRAEAVARWAPPAPTVLPMADVRHSAGSFHRRYDTAAPVDVVADGAWHTVPVCDVPVETVPEYVCVPSVDRTVYGTVLLTNTSHHALPAGPADITVGGEFLLTAPLPALAPGERRRVGIGAAESVRVARRARVRESTAGLRGGTTVLDHTVEVELVNHFPHRVTVEVRERVPVSTEKEVRIEEHRATPPWAVPNGPFDGDVGDGGGDGGDGSVDGGGDGGGLVRGARVWRVELDPGRTTVLRGGYEIRIPGGKALIGGNHREREAP
- a CDS encoding DUF4139 domain-containing protein → MTETTSSTASAGSGAAREPVPLPVTAVTCMEDRARVERKASVELAAGVRRLLVGPVTPLAVDRSLHAEFTGTGPGAAGARVVDARVVRTYTPPRPDGPDEEASALRHRVHALEAEARDTDLLRQRSENRLAIVGQARAEVYRDVVESAGAGDADPGRWADRLRRIDAEIMGRDGELRLLLRRVRRLEEELEEAREALRRTEEEPERLTAAVEVVVEADHAGPAVLRVVHLVPCALWRPAYRATLAGDERSVRLESDAVVWQRTGEDWSGVRLALSTARPTLAANPPALTEDVLVLRDRTAEERRTVEVDLREEEVRTVDGRRPAGSEPEGPDVGPAELPGPADGGEVRVMAAQRPVTVVSDGRPHRVPLSSFTTPCRTESICAPEVSPLVTRVARLTNEAGHVLLAGPVDLVRGSGFVGRGELPFVGLGEEFRPAFGSEDTYRVARHVEEERGTAGPAGIGRRTVIRRTVRLFVSRLDWSPDGEATEVVVHERVPVSEISTVEVRLCGGACRPEPDEDVDTEGMVRYTLRLAPGERREITLAYEVVAASGVVGL
- a CDS encoding GNAT family N-acetyltransferase, which produces MRIRAVHPDELPLLQDIERAAGQCFRDIDMPEIADDEPLPLDELARYHHAGLAWVAADDADAPVAYLIADRVDGNLHVEQVSVHPGSARRGIGRSLLDHLAGHALSVRAPALTLTTFTEVPWNAPYYTRCGFRPLDDGELTPGLRRIREREAAHGLDRWPRICMRRTL
- a CDS encoding Thoeris anti-defense Tad2 family protein, giving the protein MDFSAALELLRDGRRMARRSWIQPGKYVYLEPESACVSPDGRSRRLAAHLRFVTADGTVQAGVQPSHAGLLADDWYDVDADTGPAGDGD
- a CDS encoding LacI family DNA-binding transcriptional regulator, which translates into the protein MEGSADTTRENGGPAIPDGTVPPRRRRGASMADVARLAGVSAQTVSRVSNGYPGVTEETRQQVLAAMRKLGYRPNSAARALKRGEFRTIGVILFNLSTTGNVRTLEAIAGSAAQEGYAVTLLPVAVPTRDEVRGAFTRLGELAVDAVIVIMEVHLLDAATVSLPPNVQVVVADSDAGDRYSVVDTDQAGGTRTAVRHLLDLGHRTVWHLAGPEESFAAQRRAAAWRATLEEVGREVPEPVRGDWSAESGYRAGLRLADEPGCTAVFAANDQMALGLLRALHEKGRPVPEQVSVIGFDDIPEAGSFVPPLTTVHQDFAEVGRRCVRGVLRQIRGETAERGTTLVPTRLVVRDSTAPPPAPER
- a CDS encoding carbohydrate ABC transporter permease; translated protein: MTTPLPATAGPATSRRRRGARTWTGWGFVGPFMTVFGLVFLAPIAYSLYLSLFRDRMIGGTVFVGLENYQRALTDPRFWEGVGRVALFLGVQVPIMLGIALLVALAIDSGRLYGRDFFRMAVFLPYAVPAVVATLMWGFMYGTRFGLLGDINDALGVSLPDPLSPDLVLAAIGNIVTWEFTGYNMLILYSALRVVPRSLYEAAEIDGAGQLRVITAIKLPALRGALVIATVFSIIGSFQLFNEPSILRNLAPNAVTTDYTPNLYTYSLSFSGQQHNYAATVAVVMGLITMAVAYAVQLRGMRKEA
- a CDS encoding carbohydrate ABC transporter permease, encoding MSAPAPTLSTTRSTPDGRARSAARLRAPRRRRHSADRPRRSVTLTLLTGLVLLYSLVPLVWLIVSATKTQEGLFGSFGLWFDGDFALWENITRTLTYDGGVFVRWLFNTLLYVVLGAGGATFLAVLGGYGLAKFDFPGRRAVLAVVIGAVAVPGTALAVPTFLMFSGLGLTNTPWAVIVPSLISPFGLYLMWVFTSEAVPTELLEAARIDGAGEARTFFRVALPLLGPGIVTVSLFTMVATWNNYFLPLIMIKDPDWYPLTLGLDAWNSQASTAGGEAIFDLVITGSLLTIVPLIAAFLLLQRYWQSGLAAGSVKE